From a region of the Helianthus annuus cultivar XRQ/B chromosome 5, HanXRQr2.0-SUNRISE, whole genome shotgun sequence genome:
- the LOC110943821 gene encoding uncharacterized protein LOC110943821 — MGYTCGSLKKGQKRYTVNFFTPLPSSALFFVLPVHLNTDVTLISEVKLLTRTTDIVSIPSLNHHEVLTAIGNFCICSIIVGMVIEIIGAITKRMTAVEEMAGMDVISSDKTGTLTLNKLTVDKNHIEVCCVDAFIVIHKFKCCSTPQPTFKQFHHSKFIVHPRESASDERNASQPTLESSLHEQTNSTYLRLKTACEVRIFNSTYKYFEVILVDPAHAAIRNDPRINWIYNPLHKHRELRGLTSAGKKYRGLRGKGHLNHKARPSRRATWKRNNTLSLRRYR, encoded by the exons ATGGGTTACACGTGCGGTTCCCTCAAGAAAGGGCAAAAACGCTACACGGTTAACT TCTTTACACCATTACCTTCTTCTGCACTGTTTTTTGTTCTTCCAGTTCATTTGAACACAGACGTAACTCTTATATCAGAGGTGAAATTGCTAACACGGACAACCGATATTGTCTCAATTCCTTCACTCAATCACCATGAG GTTTTGACTGCGATTGGGAATTTCTGTATTTGTTCTATCATTGTTGGAATGGTGATCGAGATAATC GGAGCGATTACGAAAAGAATGACAGCCGtagaagaaatggcaggaatgGACGTTATTTCCAGTGACAAAACCGGAACGTTGACTTTGAACAAGCTTACAGTTGACAAGAATCATATCGAAGTCTGTTGCGTAGATGC TTTCATAG TGATACATAAATTTAAATGTTGCTCAACACCCCAACCAACATTCAAACAGTTCCATCATTCAAAATTCATTGTACATCCTAGAG AAAGTGCGTCCGATGAGAGAAATGCCAGTCAGCCAACACTCGAATCTTCTCTGcatgag CAGACAAACTCGACCTATTTACGCTTAAAAACAGCGTGTGAAGTTCGAATCTTT AACTCCACTTACAAGTACTTTGAGGTTATCTTGGTTGACCCTGCACATGCGGCTATCCGTAACGACCCACGGATCAACTGGATCTATAACCCGTTGCACAAACACAGAGAGCTTCGCGGACTAACATCTGCTGGAAAGAAATACAGAGGTCTGCGTGGAAAGGGACACTTGAACCACAAGGCTCGCCCTTCAAGAAGGGCTAC
- the LOC110941622 gene encoding uncharacterized protein LOC110941622 isoform X1, whose product MEQISLQPSPFSNLKKLKIYPVYVPRDDEAHEKVTMPTKVLNYLLDGSPSATLTMISYESGVFLCSLYVKLQEVKAKQQKAQAFANAVEAQKRMSSLQGLLEKEKANIETRTNRRKAPTEADTHDQGKTQVENVQLHFERKMAQMKSCWEDVGVQIDQGGSRARDILSRLRDIEELLLKDLPTSKRDKLLACFSGLCAEVDNVIEKILHHMKIPQIHLSDCFNQLAATSLSSS is encoded by the exons ATGGAACAAATCTCACTTCAACCGTCTCCGTTTTCTAACTTAAAGAAATTAAAGATATATCCCGTTTACGTACCCCGGGATGATGAAGCACATGAGAAAGTAACTATGCCTACTAAAGTATTAAACTATTTGCTAGATGGTTCTCCAAGTGCTACACTCACAATGATCTCGTATGAG TCTGGAGTGTTCTTATGTTCACTATATGTCAAACTCCAGGAAGTTAAAGCAAAACAGCAGAAGGCTCAGGCGTTTGCGAATGCCGTAGAAGCACAAAAGCGTATGTCAAGTTTACAGGGTTTGTTAGAGAAGGAGAAAGCTAATATTGAGACTCGTACGAATCGGAGGAAGGCACCAACAGAAGCAGATACGCATGATCAAGGGAAAACACAAGTGGAGAATGTGCAACTGCACTTTGAGAGGAAAATGGCCCAGATGAAGAGCTGCTGGGAAGATGTCGGTGTACAGATTGATCAAGGCGGATCAAGGGCTCGTGACATCCTCTCCCGGTTGCGTGACATTGAAGAATTATTACTGAAAGACCTCCCTACTTCAAAGAGGGATAAGTTGCTGGCATGTTTTTCCGGTCTCTGTGCAGAGGTGGACAATGTCATAGAGAAAATATTACATCATATGAAAATCCCACAAATCCATTTAAGTGACTGCTTTAATCAGCTTGCTGCAACATCACTCTCGTCTTCTTAG
- the LOC110941622 gene encoding uncharacterized protein LOC110941622 isoform X2: MEQISLQPSPFSNLKKLKIYPVYVPRDDEAHEKVTMPTKVLNYLLDGSPSATLTMISYEEVKAKQQKAQAFANAVEAQKRMSSLQGLLEKEKANIETRTNRRKAPTEADTHDQGKTQVENVQLHFERKMAQMKSCWEDVGVQIDQGGSRARDILSRLRDIEELLLKDLPTSKRDKLLACFSGLCAEVDNVIEKILHHMKIPQIHLSDCFNQLAATSLSSS; encoded by the exons ATGGAACAAATCTCACTTCAACCGTCTCCGTTTTCTAACTTAAAGAAATTAAAGATATATCCCGTTTACGTACCCCGGGATGATGAAGCACATGAGAAAGTAACTATGCCTACTAAAGTATTAAACTATTTGCTAGATGGTTCTCCAAGTGCTACACTCACAATGATCTCGTATGAG GAAGTTAAAGCAAAACAGCAGAAGGCTCAGGCGTTTGCGAATGCCGTAGAAGCACAAAAGCGTATGTCAAGTTTACAGGGTTTGTTAGAGAAGGAGAAAGCTAATATTGAGACTCGTACGAATCGGAGGAAGGCACCAACAGAAGCAGATACGCATGATCAAGGGAAAACACAAGTGGAGAATGTGCAACTGCACTTTGAGAGGAAAATGGCCCAGATGAAGAGCTGCTGGGAAGATGTCGGTGTACAGATTGATCAAGGCGGATCAAGGGCTCGTGACATCCTCTCCCGGTTGCGTGACATTGAAGAATTATTACTGAAAGACCTCCCTACTTCAAAGAGGGATAAGTTGCTGGCATGTTTTTCCGGTCTCTGTGCAGAGGTGGACAATGTCATAGAGAAAATATTACATCATATGAAAATCCCACAAATCCATTTAAGTGACTGCTTTAATCAGCTTGCTGCAACATCACTCTCGTCTTCTTAG
- the LOC110943822 gene encoding uncharacterized protein LOC110943822 gives MAENSKFIREIATTAIDKTKLPHNVGKYNGLTDPDDHLQVFNGVGATGGWNLPTWCHLFAQTFIGAARVWFDSLPAGKIKSWVDFREKFLAHFSQQRRHTRDPADCLNIWRRDHESVEDFITRYNKECLEIGDVGEKMMRAYFMRAVKCDDLIKRVKGRDGGPKDWETFIEAAKTITQTDKQLTGDDHRQRGYTHGDRNKNGRSQSWKASGHRERSPAREDARHTINQIAHRKEVKRENREKQWTPLTKTPSEVLDTENHQFKPPLQMRNKRGQDPNLFCEFHKDTGHLTDDCFSLKQEIERALRDGKLTHLVKGGKREYRQMQRREEGPDNKKLRKLETHMVQGGPRRPRKNYNKCAQDDSWREKQVIFPIVRGGPREKRPIVISGVIGHYQIDYIFIDPGSTADIIYEQCFNQFDQEDKARLEPVDYPLTSFCNEAVFPLGQISFPVLLSDGRNSRTEEVTFMVLPARSRHDILLGRESQGDFSMICSAPHLAVGFQTQIGIALIYVSKEVLATDEVRPAKASKPTPRAEAEKWVLNSAYPEQTVTLGPAISDLTRAALKKLWHENMDVFAWTPADMVGVPRHIAEHRLNISEEAKPVVYAKRHLGDIKHDAMKEKVMELLNAGIIREVRYQT, from the coding sequence atggctgaaaattcaaaGTTTATCAGGGAAATTGCTACAACTGCCATAGACAAGACAAAGTTGCCGCACAACGTAGGCAAATACAATGGGCTAACAGATCCAGATGACCACCTTCAAGTTTTTAATGGCGTAGGAGCAACAGGTGGATGGAACCTGCCAACTTGGTGTCATCTATTCGCACAAACATTTATCGGCGCAGCGCGCGTCTGGTTTGACAGTTTGCCAGCGGGAAAAATTAAATCATGGGTCGACTTCCGAGAGAAGTTCCTCGCACACTTCTCTCAACAGCGAAGACATACCAGAGACCCGGCCGATTGTTTGAATATATGGCGCCGAGACCACGAAAGCGTGGAAGATTTTATCACAAGATATAACAAAGAATGTCTAGAAATCGGAGACGTGGGTGAAAAGATGATGCGCGCATATTTCATGAGGGCAGTCAAATGCGATGATCTAATCAAGCGCGTGAAAGGAAgagacggaggacccaaagattgggaaaccttcattgaGGCAGCAAAAACCATTACGCAAACTGACAAACAGTTGACCGGTGATGACCACCGTCAGCGCGGATATACCCACGGCGATCGGAACAAAAATGGCAGAAGCCAATCATGGAAGGCGTCCGGCCACAGAGAGAGAAGCCCAGCAAGGGAAGATGCGCGCCACACAATCAATCAAATAGCCCACCGAAAAGAAGTGAAAAGAGAAAACAGGGAGAAACAATGGACACCACTGACAAAAACCCCTTCTGAAGTCTTGGACACTGAAAATCACCAGTTCAAACCACCCCTACAGATGCGCAACAAGAGGGGTCAAGATCCCAATCTcttctgtgaattccacaaagaCACAGGCCACCTAACGGACGACTGCTTCAGTCTAAAACAAGAAATAGAAAGGGCTTTAAGAGATGGAAAGCTCACACATTTGGTAAAGGGCGGAAAGCGCGAATACCGCCAAATGCAAAGAAGAGAAGAAGGGCCGGATAACAAAAAACTCCGCAAGTTAGAAACCCACATGGTTCAGGGAGGCCCACGAAGGCCAAGGAAAAATTACAACAAGTGCGCACAAGATGACTCATGGCGCGAGAAGCAAGTTATTTTCCCAATTGTTAGAGGTGGCCCGAGAGAAAAAAGACCCATCGTCATTTCCGGGGTAATTGGTCACTACCAGATCGATTACATTTTTATCGACCCAGGGAGCACCGCAGATATCATATACGAACAATGTTTCAATCAGTTTGACCAAGAAGATAAAGCGCGCTTGGAACCAGTTGATTATCCACTAACTAGTTTCTGCAACGAAGCCGTTTTCCCTCTTGGCCAAATATCATTCCCGGTGCTGCTCTCAGACGGAAGAAACTCAAGAACAGAAGAGGTCACATTCATGGTGCTGCCAGCACGTTCAAGACATGACATCCTCTTAGGAAGAGAATCCCAGGGAGACTTCAGCATGATATGCTCTGCGCCACACTTAGCCGTTGGATTCCAAACACAAATAGGCATAGCATTAATATACGTAAGCAAAGAGGTCTTAGCAACGGATGAGGTCAGACCTGCAAAGGCAAGTAAACCAACACCGCGCGCAGAAGCAGAAAAATGGGTACTGAACAGTGCATACCCAGAACAGACAGTTACCTTAGGACCTGCGATATCCGATTTAACGCGCGCGGCGCTCAAGAAGTTGTGGCACGAAAATATGGATGTGTTTGCCTGGACACCAGCCGATATGGTGGGTGTTCCACGGCACATAGCAGAACACCGGTTAAATATCTCAGAGGAAGCGAAGCCAGTGGTATATGCCAAGCGCCACTTAGGAGATATAAAACACGATGCCATGAAAGAAAAAGTAATGGAGCTGTTGAACGCGGGCATCATTAGAGAAGTCAGATACCAAACATAG